From a region of the Daphnia pulicaria isolate SC F1-1A chromosome 1, SC_F0-13Bv2, whole genome shotgun sequence genome:
- the LOC124313236 gene encoding uncharacterized protein LOC124313236, with amino-acid sequence MKTIFQLLHTGEMVNQAKSLKKWLKSFDTVVLLTVWLKTLQAVDDVIRLLQSNSIAIDDEIILINQLLDDLGRIRSSWNELLSEAKLVAESLGFEKDFEVKRTRKTKRHHDEPPNTAYFHDGAEKKFEVSVFNVGLDHLIQQIRSRFEVVKEVYARFDFIWSLTDDIVAQERKARELAKFYSTDVNEEDLVAEIRHFDRVKGALFNPGNSLKLLNQIFSKGLEPMFPSICILLRIFNTMSVSVAEGERSFSKMKIIKNYFRATMGQERLSSLMMLSIENELARSVSYEEVISNFASRKARKICLA; translated from the coding sequence ATGAAAACGATTTTCCAATTACTTCACACTGGCGAAATGGTCAATCAAGCCAAATCCTtaaagaaatggttaaaaTCTTTTGATACGGTGGTCCTTCTTACTGTATGGCTCAAGACGCTTCAAGCGGTGGACGACGTCATTCGTCTCTTGCAATCTAATTCAATTGCAATTGACGACGAAATTATCCTCATCAATCAGCTATTAGATGATTTGGGCCGCATTCGTTCGTCATGGAACGAACTTTTGTCAGAAGCAAAATTGGTGGCCGAATCTCTCGGTTTTGAAAAGGACTTTGAAGTCAAACgaacaaggaaaacaaaaaggcaCCATGATGAACCTCCGAATACAGCCTACTTCCACGACGGCGCAGAGAAGAAGTTCGAGGTGAGTGTTTTCAACGTTGGATTGGATCATCTTATACAACAAATCCGATCAAGATTCGAAGTCGTTAAAGAGGTTTATGCTAGATTTGATTTCATATGGTCATTGACTGATGATATTGTTGCTCAAGAACGAAAAGCCCGTGAGCTTGCCAAGTTCTACTCTACCGACGTGAATGAAGAAGATCTTGTGGCAGAAATTCGTCACTTTGATCGCGTGAAAGGGGCCCTGTTTAATCCTGGCAACTCATTGAAACTCCTCAATCAGATCTTTTCTAAGGGGCTAGAACccatgtttccatcgatctGCATCCTTCTGCGGATTTTCAATACGATGTCAGTCTCTGTCGCCGAGGGAGAAAGGTCATTcagcaaaatgaaaatcatcaaGAACTATTTTAGAGCGACCATGGGACAGGAAAGGCTTTCGAGCCTTATGATGTTATCTATTGAAAACGAGTTGGCCAGATCCGTGTCGTATGAAgaagtaatttcaaatttcgcgtCGAGGAAAGCTCGCAAAATATGCCTTGCATAA